The Bartonella birtlesii IBS 325 genome has a window encoding:
- a CDS encoding SGNH/GDSL hydrolase family protein, which yields MAVIQPSPSKATNFFKWLLQHNKQQQQPSETIEQKIYKPLKKTVLQKPAQKLKEENAKRILVIGDFVASAVADALKKLFTDNRYIIIINNTMPTSGLIQTDQTSWKNNIYELINKNKPDAIVMVIGANDNQPIKTLHGIFGTLQPEWLNIYKQRITEIAEILHTSGKPWIWIGQPAFGNDNLTQKMKFFNELYKQATEVAGGYFVDIWSGFINEQGQFSFSGYDTNGKIIRLRTHDGINFTSEGKKKLASYLEKKLENILNIHTFSHENLLLINGNIPKFTQETQNIERQLPMSLDDMAQQNTGLLNKIDQSFIKKSWFLLNGHQKDRADNFSFP from the coding sequence ATGGCTGTCATACAACCATCTCCAAGTAAAGCAACAAACTTTTTCAAATGGTTGTTGCAACATAACAAGCAACAGCAACAACCATCGGAAACTATAGAACAAAAAATATATAAACCATTAAAAAAGACTGTATTACAAAAACCCGCACAAAAACTAAAAGAGGAAAATGCAAAACGTATTCTCGTCATCGGGGACTTTGTAGCTTCTGCTGTTGCCGATGCACTCAAAAAACTTTTTACTGATAATCGCTATATTATCATTATAAATAATACAATGCCAACTTCTGGCTTAATCCAAACTGATCAGACTTCTTGGAAAAACAATATTTATGAACTCATTAATAAAAATAAACCCGATGCCATTGTTATGGTGATAGGTGCAAATGATAATCAACCAATCAAAACGCTTCACGGCATATTCGGTACGCTTCAGCCCGAATGGCTAAACATATACAAGCAAAGAATTACCGAAATTGCTGAAATCCTTCATACTTCTGGGAAACCATGGATATGGATAGGGCAACCTGCTTTTGGAAACGATAATTTAACACAAAAAATGAAATTTTTTAATGAGCTCTACAAACAAGCAACAGAAGTGGCAGGAGGATATTTTGTCGATATCTGGAGTGGATTTATTAATGAACAAGGTCAATTTTCTTTTTCAGGTTACGATACAAATGGAAAAATCATTAGATTACGCACTCATGATGGTATCAATTTTACCTCTGAAGGAAAGAAAAAACTCGCTTCTTATTTAGAAAAAAAATTAGAAAACATTTTAAATATTCACACATTCTCCCATGAAAATTTACTTTTGATCAATGGCAACATTCCAAAGTTTACCCAAGAAACACAGAATATTGAACGTCAACTCCCAATGAGTCTTGATGACATGGCACAACAAAATACTGGTTTACTTAACAAAATAGATCAAAGTTTCATAAAAAAATCATGGTTTCTACTAAATGGTCATCAAAAAGACCGAG
- a CDS encoding lytic murein transglycosylase has product MQKIESKIFSSLKKTTNRETFIISFAAFCMFFAQFSYADSGFKYWIKEFRKTALANNILPSTFDMAFKDINAIDPEVLKRAAYQPEFVDPSWNYFDNRVHDIAIVEGRHQAQKWQKWLPQIEKRFGVDRNILLAIWSMESNYGKILTNKGVMRDTIRSLATLAYADKKRAKYAHAQLIAAMKILQRGEITRAQLAGSWAGAMGHTQFIPSSYLAYAIDMNGDGRRDIWTSVPDALASAANLLHMNGWEPNLPWGVEVKLPQGKNLPEDWHSFEQWARLGVQHANGQPLPSSSERAILKYPDGPKGPIFLVTKNFFVLKRYNNADRYAFAVALLANRIAGHPGLIQDWQRPFKPLTFHECKELQSRLMALGYYKGEVDGKIGTASRKALKAFQLRHGLPANEYPTREVLSILRKQ; this is encoded by the coding sequence ATGCAAAAAATAGAATCTAAAATTTTTTCTTCTTTAAAGAAAACGACAAATCGGGAAACTTTTATCATAAGTTTTGCTGCTTTTTGCATGTTTTTTGCACAATTTTCATATGCTGATAGTGGTTTTAAATATTGGATTAAAGAATTTAGAAAAACAGCTCTTGCCAACAATATTTTACCTTCCACGTTTGATATGGCTTTTAAAGACATAAATGCGATTGATCCAGAAGTTTTAAAAAGAGCCGCATACCAGCCAGAATTTGTTGATCCTTCATGGAACTATTTCGATAATCGTGTCCATGATATTGCCATTGTGGAAGGACGGCACCAAGCCCAAAAATGGCAAAAGTGGCTTCCTCAAATTGAGAAACGTTTTGGTGTTGACCGCAATATTCTTCTGGCTATTTGGTCAATGGAAAGTAATTATGGAAAAATTTTAACAAATAAAGGTGTAATGCGTGATACCATTCGCTCACTTGCAACCCTAGCCTATGCTGATAAAAAACGTGCAAAATACGCACACGCACAACTTATTGCTGCTATGAAAATTCTCCAAAGAGGTGAAATTACACGGGCACAACTTGCTGGATCTTGGGCTGGAGCAATGGGACATACGCAATTTATTCCAAGTAGTTATCTTGCTTATGCCATTGACATGAACGGGGATGGACGACGTGATATATGGACCTCTGTTCCAGATGCCCTTGCTAGCGCTGCTAATCTTCTTCATATGAATGGTTGGGAACCTAACCTTCCTTGGGGAGTAGAAGTTAAATTACCGCAAGGGAAAAATCTCCCTGAGGATTGGCATTCCTTCGAGCAATGGGCAAGGCTAGGTGTACAACACGCGAATGGACAGCCTTTGCCTTCATCATCTGAACGCGCAATATTGAAATATCCAGATGGACCCAAAGGACCTATATTCTTAGTAACAAAAAATTTCTTTGTTCTTAAACGTTATAATAATGCAGATCGCTACGCTTTCGCGGTTGCACTTCTTGCTAACCGCATTGCTGGACATCCTGGACTGATTCAGGATTGGCAACGACCATTCAAGCCTCTTACTTTTCATGAGTGCAAAGAATTGCAATCTCGCTTAATGGCGCTTGGCTATTATAAAGGGGAAGTTGATGGCAAAATTGGTACAGCTTCTCGAAAAGCACTTAAAGCTTTTCAACTGCGGCATGGCTTACCGGCAAATGAATATCCAACCCGTGAAGTTCTTTCTATTCTGCGTAAACAATAA